One window from the genome of Dyadobacter sp. CECT 9275 encodes:
- the istA gene encoding IS21 family transposase, which produces MVRASENGSQWAKITFNPILIYYYRQSNFLKTEVIGPLSMIYHSLVSELNLSDMAGQRINIMEIRSLIALKLKGLSNRKVADLLKINRKTVDNYTSRFSALNLGFDELINLTEPDLRDLFTEEPQTEKQRYELLAARFSYFEKQLRKPGCTLQALWKEYLQQNPQGYKYTQFTFHYRRWRSLNNHSGKLDHKAGEKLFIDFCGKHSSYINKTTGEQIEVEVFVGVLPCSQYTFVKAVASQKREDLILCLESCLQWIGGVPQAIVSDNLKAAVSKGSKYAPIINRTLTDFALHYGCVVDPARPHHPQDKALVERSVELVYQRIFYPLSKFTFFSLDELNKSIKDLLDEYNDYLFSHGGGTRRSHFVDLEKEYLQALPAGSYSIRHYRRAKVQRTSHIFLSEDHNYYSVPYRFTGLSVEVQYNHNHVEIFYNHDRIALHKRSYRPGHYTTVADHMPSTHRAYQQWSPQHFEDRATQVGSCTLEYIRKLLGQYSYPEVAYKQAQGILAFLKQYDRSRLENACKRALLYHKASYHTIENILKNNLDMEDLNQQPELTIPEHNNIRGASHYK; this is translated from the coding sequence TTGGTCAGAGCTTCTGAAAACGGAAGTCAATGGGCCAAAATCACCTTTAATCCGATCCTGATCTATTATTATAGGCAATCTAACTTCTTAAAAACGGAAGTCATTGGGCCACTTTCCATGATTTATCATAGCCTTGTTTCTGAATTAAATCTCAGCGACATGGCCGGACAAAGGATCAATATCATGGAAATACGAAGCTTGATTGCATTAAAATTAAAGGGGTTAAGTAACAGGAAAGTTGCGGATCTGTTAAAGATTAACCGTAAGACCGTCGATAATTATACCAGCCGCTTTTCAGCGCTGAATCTTGGTTTTGACGAGCTTATCAACCTTACGGAGCCAGACCTACGCGATCTTTTCACGGAAGAGCCACAGACGGAAAAGCAGCGTTACGAACTGTTAGCTGCACGTTTTTCTTACTTCGAAAAGCAGCTGCGCAAGCCAGGGTGTACTCTTCAGGCACTTTGGAAAGAATACCTGCAACAGAACCCACAGGGTTACAAATACACTCAGTTTACTTTTCATTATCGCCGATGGCGCTCCTTAAATAATCATAGCGGTAAGCTGGATCATAAGGCCGGAGAAAAGCTTTTTATAGACTTCTGTGGCAAACACTCATCCTACATCAATAAAACTACCGGAGAGCAGATTGAAGTAGAGGTGTTTGTAGGTGTCCTGCCGTGCAGCCAGTATACTTTTGTAAAAGCTGTTGCTTCACAAAAACGGGAGGACCTCATTCTTTGCCTGGAATCCTGCCTGCAATGGATTGGTGGTGTACCACAGGCTATTGTATCGGATAATCTGAAAGCTGCTGTCAGCAAAGGCAGTAAATATGCCCCGATAATTAATAGGACGCTTACCGATTTTGCTTTGCATTATGGCTGTGTGGTCGATCCGGCCCGCCCGCATCACCCTCAGGATAAGGCGCTTGTTGAGCGCAGCGTTGAACTGGTATACCAGCGGATCTTCTATCCTTTAAGCAAGTTCACCTTCTTTAGTCTGGATGAACTGAATAAGTCCATTAAAGATCTCCTGGATGAATATAATGATTATTTATTCTCTCATGGCGGCGGTACCAGGCGGAGCCACTTCGTGGACCTTGAAAAAGAATATCTCCAGGCTTTACCTGCCGGCTCTTATAGCATCCGCCATTACAGAAGGGCCAAAGTCCAACGCACTTCCCATATTTTCCTGAGCGAAGACCACAACTATTATAGTGTCCCGTACCGTTTTACCGGCCTGTCTGTTGAAGTCCAGTATAACCATAACCATGTGGAGATATTTTATAACCACGACCGTATTGCCCTGCATAAAAGAAGTTACAGGCCAGGCCATTACACCACTGTGGCCGACCACATGCCTTCTACGCACCGTGCTTACCAGCAGTGGTCACCACAGCATTTTGAAGACCGTGCCACACAGGTTGGCAGTTGTACGCTGGAATATATCAGGAAGTTATTAGGCCAGTACAGCTATCCCGAAGTCGCCTATAAGCAGGCGCAGGGCATCCTGGCTTTCCTTAAACAATATGACCGCTCACGTTTGGAAAATGCATGCAAGCGTGCACTGCTGTACCATAAGGCATCTTATCATACGATTGAAAACATCCTTAAAAACAACTTGGATATGGAAGATCTCAATCAACAGCCGGAGCTGACTATTCCAGAACATAACAATATCCGCGGCGCAAGCCATTACAAGTAG
- a CDS encoding DUF6799 domain-containing protein produces MEATTYKKMKNLLMLIIALALSTTAFSQAKMGEKMKMNHKMDMKKDHIMMKDGRMKMMKNGEEIPMDKEMTMQNGTKVMADGMYTNKDGATMTMKNGDMMDMEGMISKMPLKGKSTRKGRMGKMKMQ; encoded by the coding sequence ATGGAAGCCACAACTTATAAAAAGATGAAAAATTTACTAATGTTAATTATAGCTCTTGCTTTAAGTACCACAGCATTCTCCCAGGCGAAAATGGGCGAAAAAATGAAAATGAATCACAAAATGGACATGAAGAAAGACCACATAATGATGAAGGATGGGCGAATGAAGATGATGAAAAATGGCGAAGAAATTCCTATGGATAAAGAAATGACAATGCAAAATGGTACGAAGGTGATGGCGGACGGGATGTATACAAACAAAGATGGTGCAACAATGACAATGAAGAATGGTGATATGATGGACATGGAAGGAATGATAAGCAAGATGCCATTGAAGGGAAAATCAACCAGGAAAGGTAGAATGGGCAAAATGAAGATGCAGTAA
- a CDS encoding FAD-binding oxidoreductase: MNLFRCIIFTALFCIIFTVFAFSAIAQTADEHEGHHPDKVAADTAASMNKMANAKDASGATKDIGAGKKASGMGAGMGDMMKDMGKPTNKEMYPTLMQANELTPEKRIEINQLANKQITEGNALLDIGLKQLSGATRLQDLEAIKEANQQMHRGQMMLESGLEGQRALAESIDPRLTALQWFNREMNLNAIENAKKHSFMGLSWFHYITMFLLTAFAVTMVWMYFHKMKRANALVEKLSGNPKEDVPPPGSDKSGAASAADKPGTIPTASPADKAGAPPAVNPDSAPSKPNSWTGTLLVAEIFLETPNVKTFRLTEPGGKKIPFNFLPGQFITVTINPAGVPVKRSYTIASSPTHTEYCEITVKHEEKGTVSHYMHNEVHIGELMQFTGPSGKFTFTETHADSAVFIGGGVGLTPMMSAVRYLTDRSWKGEIYFFFACKNESSIIFREELLYLQKRYSNLHVFFVLSQQQGEAGVDFIPGPITKEIITERVPDIISRMIHICGPKPMMDAVKLMMDALKVPKENVMVEVFAGPPPAAKTPIQPTGAPVKPPEGSEAAQPAATPEEGKAAVSQNKEPASPEQDKGGVVTFVKSNKTAVLTADKSVLEASEEAGVNIDYSCRVGTCGVCKIKLISGMVTMAVEDALTEEDKAENIILACQAKATEAVSVDA, translated from the coding sequence ATGAATTTGTTCCGTTGTATCATTTTTACTGCTCTTTTCTGCATAATTTTTACTGTTTTTGCATTTTCCGCTATTGCACAAACTGCTGATGAGCATGAAGGCCACCATCCCGACAAAGTAGCAGCAGATACTGCTGCTTCAATGAATAAGATGGCAAATGCAAAAGATGCCAGCGGTGCCACGAAGGATATAGGTGCTGGTAAGAAAGCCAGTGGAATGGGGGCAGGCATGGGCGATATGATGAAGGATATGGGCAAGCCTACCAATAAGGAAATGTATCCTACACTGATGCAGGCAAATGAGCTCACCCCGGAAAAACGTATTGAAATAAACCAGTTAGCAAATAAGCAAATTACCGAAGGTAATGCCTTGCTGGATATAGGTTTAAAACAACTTTCAGGTGCCACCCGTTTGCAGGATCTGGAGGCTATCAAAGAAGCAAACCAACAGATGCACCGCGGACAAATGATGCTGGAAAGCGGCCTGGAAGGCCAGCGGGCATTAGCAGAAAGTATAGACCCACGCCTTACAGCTTTACAATGGTTTAACAGGGAAATGAACCTTAATGCCATCGAAAATGCAAAAAAGCACAGTTTTATGGGGCTTTCCTGGTTTCATTACATCACCATGTTTTTGCTCACCGCGTTTGCAGTAACGATGGTTTGGATGTATTTCCACAAAATGAAACGTGCCAATGCACTTGTTGAAAAATTATCGGGCAATCCAAAAGAGGATGTACCACCACCAGGTTCGGATAAATCAGGTGCAGCATCTGCCGCAGATAAACCGGGCACTATTCCGACTGCTTCCCCTGCTGATAAAGCCGGAGCACCACCTGCTGTAAATCCCGATAGTGCACCATCAAAACCAAATTCATGGACAGGTACTTTGCTTGTTGCAGAAATTTTTTTAGAAACGCCCAATGTAAAAACTTTCCGCCTTACAGAACCAGGAGGTAAAAAAATCCCCTTTAATTTCCTGCCCGGCCAGTTCATTACAGTAACCATTAATCCAGCGGGTGTACCTGTAAAACGTTCGTATACGATTGCTTCCTCGCCCACACATACAGAATATTGCGAAATAACGGTGAAGCACGAAGAGAAGGGAACGGTTTCGCATTATATGCACAACGAAGTTCATATTGGAGAATTAATGCAGTTTACCGGGCCCTCTGGCAAATTCACTTTTACAGAAACACATGCAGACAGCGCTGTATTCATTGGTGGTGGCGTAGGATTAACGCCAATGATGAGTGCCGTCCGTTATTTGACAGACCGCTCCTGGAAAGGTGAAATATATTTTTTCTTTGCATGTAAGAATGAAAGCAGTATTATTTTTCGAGAAGAACTATTATACCTGCAAAAACGCTACTCTAATTTACATGTGTTTTTTGTACTTAGCCAACAACAAGGCGAGGCCGGGGTGGACTTTATCCCCGGTCCTATTACTAAAGAAATAATAACAGAACGAGTGCCGGATATTATATCCCGTATGATTCACATTTGCGGGCCAAAACCCATGATGGATGCGGTAAAATTGATGATGGATGCGTTAAAAGTGCCTAAGGAAAATGTGATGGTAGAGGTATTTGCCGGCCCGCCACCAGCAGCTAAAACGCCGATACAACCAACTGGTGCTCCTGTAAAACCACCAGAGGGAAGTGAAGCAGCGCAGCCAGCTGCCACACCTGAAGAAGGAAAAGCTGCGGTGTCCCAGAATAAAGAACCTGCTTCACCTGAGCAAGATAAGGGTGGGGTGGTCACGTTTGTCAAATCAAATAAAACAGCAGTACTTACAGCGGATAAGTCGGTACTCGAAGCATCGGAAGAGGCCGGCGTTAACATCGATTATTCCTGCCGCGTTGGAACATGCGGTGTGTGCAAAATAAAGTTGATTTCAGGTATGGTGACCATGGCCGTAGAAGATGCATTGACAGAGGAGGATAAGGCGGAAAATATAATTTTGGCTTGTCAGGCAAAGGCAACCGAAGCTGTTTCAGTTGATGCTTAA
- a CDS encoding cytochrome c3 family protein, whose amino-acid sequence MKKLIGILILIFYIAVVSHYGNFDFTEKNSWQAQASPGKLSSAHEMLSANCATCHTATIGVDNAKCITCHGDNKALLERQPTAFHGVIGNCSSCHIEHQGPDANLRVMDHEAMALLGEKIIGDEKKSFQLDESIIPADHPLVSDQIAKLNCATCHGTKDKHLGLMGNNCASCHAATQWTIPEFQHPSVLSINCSQCHQAPPSHYMMHFEMVSKKVAARSDEKGNGCCEAVLVNQCYSCHKTTSWNDIQGVGFYKHH is encoded by the coding sequence ATGAAAAAATTAATTGGCATACTTATTCTTATATTTTACATAGCGGTAGTTTCTCACTACGGTAATTTTGATTTTACAGAAAAAAATAGCTGGCAAGCACAAGCAAGTCCAGGTAAATTGTCTTCTGCCCATGAAATGCTTTCAGCCAATTGTGCAACCTGCCACACGGCTACAATAGGTGTCGACAATGCAAAATGTATCACCTGCCATGGCGATAACAAGGCCTTACTAGAGCGGCAGCCCACTGCTTTTCACGGTGTGATCGGCAATTGTTCCTCCTGTCATATTGAACACCAGGGCCCAGATGCGAATTTGCGGGTGATGGACCACGAGGCAATGGCGCTTCTTGGTGAAAAAATAATTGGCGATGAAAAAAAATCTTTTCAGTTAGATGAATCAATCATACCGGCTGACCACCCGCTGGTTTCAGATCAGATTGCAAAACTTAATTGTGCCACCTGCCACGGCACAAAAGATAAGCATCTTGGTTTGATGGGCAATAATTGTGCATCCTGCCATGCCGCTACCCAGTGGACAATTCCTGAGTTCCAGCATCCGTCGGTACTTTCTATTAATTGTTCCCAATGCCACCAGGCTCCGCCGAGCCACTATATGATGCACTTCGAAATGGTTTCTAAAAAGGTTGCCGCCCGAAGTGATGAAAAAGGGAACGGTTGTTGCGAAGCTGTTTTAGTTAATCAATGTTATTCTTGCCATAAAACAACTTCATGGAATGATATCCAGGGAGTGGGTTTTTATAAACACCATTAA
- a CDS encoding SHOCT domain-containing protein produces MHFIWWFIWLGLIFWIFATPYNIPGQRKKKDTPLDILQKRFASGQITKEEYQEHKKILRVV; encoded by the coding sequence ATGCACTTTATATGGTGGTTCATTTGGCTAGGATTAATTTTCTGGATTTTTGCTACGCCTTACAATATTCCAGGTCAGCGAAAAAAGAAAGATACTCCTCTTGACATTTTGCAGAAGCGTTTCGCTTCAGGACAAATAACAAAGGAAGAATACCAGGAGCATAAAAAAATTTTGCGGGTAGTTTAA
- a CDS encoding NAD-dependent succinate-semialdehyde dehydrogenase, which translates to MSIQTINPTTNLALKTFEEMTEEAVDAAVAQALTAFGDWKRTTYEQRARLLHKVADLMREKKEALATTITLEMGKLISQAEAEIVLSADIFDYYADNGAVFLADKNLSPEHGKAFIRHSPVGVLLGVEPWNFPYYQVARFAAPNIMIGNTVLVKHASIVPQCAITIEELFKEAGAAPGIYTNLLISGSRASVLVRDKRIKGVSLTGSEEAGASVASEAGKNLKKSVLELGGSDAFIILEDADIEKTVEWAVVGRMNNNGQCCVASKRFIAVEAVADEFLERFKNRLSNIVVGDPMDKTTELGPLSSEGAAVQLADQVKRAVDAGAKVLIGGKRVDRPGAFMQPTILTDIKPGNPAYLEELFGPVASFYRVKNEQAAIDLANDSPFGLGGSVFTQDIERGQRVADQIDTGMVFINHPTWTQADLPFGGTKRSGYGRELSELGIDEFVNKKLIRTSELTDPF; encoded by the coding sequence ATGTCTATTCAAACAATTAATCCCACAACAAACCTTGCGCTCAAGACTTTTGAAGAAATGACAGAGGAGGCAGTGGATGCTGCTGTAGCACAAGCCTTAACAGCATTTGGCGACTGGAAAAGAACCACTTACGAGCAACGTGCCCGTTTATTGCACAAGGTAGCTGACTTGATGCGCGAAAAAAAAGAAGCATTGGCAACAACAATCACTTTGGAGATGGGCAAACTCATCTCCCAGGCGGAAGCTGAAATAGTTTTAAGTGCTGATATTTTTGATTACTACGCCGACAATGGTGCCGTCTTTCTCGCCGATAAAAATCTTAGCCCCGAACATGGAAAAGCGTTTATCCGCCACAGCCCAGTAGGTGTGCTGTTAGGTGTAGAACCGTGGAACTTTCCATATTACCAGGTGGCCCGTTTTGCCGCGCCTAACATAATGATAGGCAATACAGTGCTGGTAAAACATGCGTCCATCGTGCCTCAATGCGCCATCACCATAGAAGAATTGTTCAAAGAAGCGGGTGCCGCACCGGGCATTTATACCAACCTTTTGATATCAGGCAGCCGCGCTTCGGTATTAGTGCGCGATAAAAGAATTAAAGGGGTTTCCCTTACTGGCAGCGAGGAAGCGGGGGCAAGCGTAGCATCTGAAGCCGGCAAAAATTTAAAAAAATCTGTTCTTGAATTGGGGGGAAGCGACGCCTTTATCATATTGGAAGATGCCGATATTGAAAAGACAGTTGAATGGGCAGTTGTGGGTAGAATGAATAATAACGGGCAATGTTGTGTGGCATCTAAACGGTTTATTGCCGTAGAAGCTGTGGCCGACGAGTTCCTGGAACGATTCAAAAACCGGTTGTCTAATATAGTGGTCGGCGACCCAATGGACAAGACTACTGAATTAGGACCCCTGAGTAGTGAAGGCGCAGCAGTACAGTTAGCCGACCAGGTCAAGCGGGCTGTAGATGCAGGAGCAAAAGTATTGATAGGTGGCAAGCGTGTTGACCGCCCTGGCGCTTTTATGCAACCTACTATTCTCACCGATATTAAACCAGGCAATCCTGCATATCTGGAAGAGTTGTTTGGACCGGTTGCCTCTTTTTACCGCGTCAAAAATGAGCAGGCTGCTATTGACCTTGCTAATGACTCACCATTTGGTTTAGGCGGTTCTGTTTTCACGCAAGACATTGAACGAGGCCAGCGGGTGGCTGACCAGATTGATACCGGAATGGTTTTCATTAATCACCCTACATGGACACAAGCTGATTTGCCTTTTGGGGGCACCAAGCGTTCAGGTTACGGACGTGAGTTATCAGAGTTAGGTATTGATGAATTTGTAAACAAAAAACTTATTCGCACAAGCGAACTAACCGACCCTTTTTAA
- a CDS encoding oleate hydratase — translation MSTHHQSENLPIESIFEPVFFDSRTWELVSSLFCLQPWHSIKQLALCFNLIEHHQISIDTLQGLEKTRYNQFDTLIFPTLRWLIDQGVRFRHNSEVTDIIFKQDDKGKLFAQGLTYIHSGEEHTLNLGPQACVFVANGSVASDFSIGEHNSAALMTERPGNDWNLWHSLSNKVKGSGDPVQFVNRIRQTTVVSFTVTSPNKKIFQLMEQLSGNVDGTGGLTTLHASNWQISISLPYQPYFLGQPEHISVFWGYGLSPYTLGNFVKKAMVECSGEEILREIISHLNFSQDQHKIMEGTNCRHLIFPYFTAPLLPSADKPEVVPNGVGNLAFIGQFTNVDDYPCLNIEYAVRSARRAVYKLLGLG, via the coding sequence ATTTCCACGCACCATCAGTCGGAAAATTTACCAATAGAGTCGATTTTCGAACCGGTTTTCTTTGACTCTCGCACCTGGGAGTTAGTTTCCTCGCTTTTTTGTTTGCAGCCCTGGCATTCAATAAAGCAGTTAGCGCTTTGTTTCAACCTTATTGAGCATCATCAGATTAGCATCGACACGCTGCAGGGGTTGGAAAAAACAAGATATAACCAGTTCGATACGCTCATCTTCCCGACACTCCGCTGGTTAATTGATCAAGGAGTCCGTTTCAGACACAACAGTGAGGTTACAGACATTATATTCAAGCAGGACGATAAAGGCAAGTTGTTCGCGCAGGGCCTGACATATATACATTCAGGGGAAGAACACACCTTAAATTTAGGGCCGCAGGCTTGTGTGTTTGTAGCAAACGGCTCGGTCGCCTCAGATTTTTCTATTGGCGAACATAACTCCGCGGCCTTAATGACGGAGCGGCCTGGAAACGACTGGAACTTGTGGCATAGCCTTTCCAACAAAGTGAAAGGATCTGGCGATCCGGTCCAGTTTGTAAACCGGATCCGTCAGACAACTGTCGTTTCATTCACAGTTACCAGCCCTAACAAGAAGATTTTCCAGCTCATGGAACAACTTAGCGGTAATGTCGATGGCACGGGCGGCCTGACGACTTTACACGCTTCAAACTGGCAGATTTCCATTAGCCTGCCCTATCAACCCTATTTTCTGGGACAACCCGAGCACATTTCCGTATTCTGGGGATACGGATTATCGCCTTACACGTTAGGTAACTTTGTCAAGAAAGCCATGGTAGAGTGCTCAGGGGAAGAAATCCTCAGAGAAATTATTAGCCACTTAAATTTTAGCCAGGACCAGCACAAGATAATGGAAGGCACCAATTGCCGCCACCTGATCTTTCCGTATTTTACCGCGCCGTTGCTACCCTCGGCCGACAAGCCGGAAGTAGTCCCCAATGGAGTCGGTAATCTTGCCTTTATTGGTCAATTCACAAACGTGGATGATTATCCCTGTCTCAATATCGAGTATGCAGTCAGGTCAGCTCGGCGGGCGGTATACAAGTTGCTTGGGCTGGGATAG
- a CDS encoding Crp/Fnr family transcriptional regulator: MIEPELLIGAGATVKKVKATEVIFQEGEPAAFYFQLLEGSVSWSNFHHDGKETLQALAGPGECFGELPVFDRQPYACSAVAETDCLVIKLGIDPFHRLLQEHPEISMMFNQMLSQKLRFKLFLVKQLASHSPEQTVWELYKYLQRNTNNVCHNCGKVLLTRQQIANLTGMRVETVIRATKSLEMRGSVRIAKGKVFLKSLDRLQGMQTIIE, from the coding sequence ATGATAGAACCAGAACTCTTGATTGGCGCCGGCGCGACGGTAAAAAAGGTAAAGGCAACGGAGGTAATCTTTCAAGAAGGGGAGCCCGCGGCTTTTTACTTTCAGTTACTGGAAGGATCCGTCTCTTGGTCAAATTTCCACCATGATGGGAAAGAAACGTTGCAAGCGCTAGCAGGGCCCGGGGAGTGTTTTGGCGAGCTGCCGGTTTTTGACCGGCAGCCGTATGCTTGTTCCGCTGTCGCCGAAACCGACTGCTTGGTTATTAAACTGGGAATCGATCCATTTCATAGACTTTTACAGGAGCATCCGGAAATCAGTATGATGTTCAACCAAATGCTATCGCAAAAACTACGATTTAAGCTATTCCTGGTTAAACAGCTGGCATCCCACTCGCCGGAGCAGACTGTATGGGAACTTTACAAGTACTTGCAGCGGAACACGAATAATGTTTGCCATAACTGTGGCAAGGTTTTGCTGACAAGACAACAGATTGCAAACCTGACAGGAATGCGTGTTGAAACTGTGATCCGTGCTACCAAGAGCCTGGAAATGCGCGGGAGCGTCCGCATTGCCAAGGGCAAGGTTTTCCTCAAGTCGCTTGATCGCTTGCAGGGGATGCAGACAATCATCGAATAG
- a CDS encoding c-type cytochrome — MKTTINILISALLLYGCGQKSENGSDTTASENKPKIEDYDPQRGQGKFDKVELPAKLDDAMAKNGKSVFDLKCSSCHKLTDEKLVGPGWKGVTTRRKPEWIMNFITNPDAMIDKDPELQSQLEICLVRMPNQSLSDDDARHILEFMRQNDGVK; from the coding sequence ATGAAGACAACAATTAACATTTTGATCAGCGCCCTATTGCTTTATGGCTGTGGTCAAAAGTCGGAAAACGGCAGCGACACAACTGCAAGCGAGAATAAGCCCAAAATTGAGGACTATGACCCGCAAAGGGGACAAGGCAAATTCGACAAAGTAGAATTACCGGCCAAATTGGACGACGCAATGGCTAAAAACGGGAAGTCTGTCTTTGATTTGAAATGTTCGAGCTGCCACAAATTGACAGACGAGAAGCTTGTCGGTCCAGGTTGGAAAGGTGTAACTACCAGGCGTAAGCCGGAGTGGATTATGAATTTTATTACCAATCCCGACGCAATGATCGACAAAGACCCGGAGTTGCAGTCGCAGCTTGAAATCTGTCTGGTAAGGATGCCCAATCAGAGCTTGTCCGACGATGATGCCCGGCACATCCTTGAATTTATGCGCCAGAATGATGGTGTGAAGTAA
- the nosZ gene encoding Sec-dependent nitrous-oxide reductase — protein sequence MKTTKYILGAVCAAATLGTISSCKPKSADTAIGGDAAAKTYVAPGKYDEFYNFVSGGFSGQLSVYGIPSGRLLRVIPVFSMDPEKGWGFSEETKPMLNTSHGSVPWDDLHHVQLSKTNGENDGRWVFVNGNNTPRLARIDLKTFRTAEILELPNSGGNHSSPFITENTEYVVAGTRFSVPMDESDGDVPINTYKKNFKGTLSFVSVNQKDGNMDIAFQIETPGVNFDLSRAGKGPSHGWFFFSCYNTEQANTLLEVNASKNDKDFIMAVNWKKAEEYLKAGKGKKVKVRYAHNKYSEESHTSVSELKNEVIVLNSKELKDLCYFIPCPKSPHGIDVDPTGEYMVSSGKLAALIPVFSFSKMIKAIENKSFEGAYNGIPVIKYEAALYGEVQKPGLGPLHTEFDGRGNAITTMFVSSEIVKWNIKDLKVIDRQPTFYSPGHLMVPGGDSKKPDGKYVISYNKITKDRFLPTGPELAQSAQLFDISGDKMQLILDFPTIGEPHYAQAIRADKVKEQSLKTFKLEANKHPYVSKGEAQTKVVREGNKVHVYMTAIRSHLTPDNIEGVKLGDQVYFHLTNLEQDWDVPHGFAVKGANNGELLVMPGETQTLKWVPDRVGIFPIYCTDFCSALHQEMSGYVRVSGAASKVALVGNTGTNLPAE from the coding sequence ATGAAGACAACTAAGTACATCCTAGGCGCAGTTTGTGCAGCGGCCACCCTGGGCACAATCTCCTCGTGCAAACCCAAAAGTGCAGACACGGCGATTGGGGGCGATGCCGCCGCCAAAACCTACGTTGCGCCAGGCAAATATGACGAATTCTATAACTTTGTTTCCGGTGGTTTCAGCGGGCAACTTTCCGTATACGGGATTCCATCCGGCCGGTTACTGCGCGTGATACCTGTATTTTCCATGGATCCCGAAAAAGGTTGGGGGTTCAGCGAAGAGACCAAGCCAATGCTCAATACTTCGCACGGTAGTGTGCCCTGGGACGATCTGCACCATGTGCAGCTTTCGAAGACAAACGGCGAAAATGATGGACGCTGGGTGTTTGTCAATGGAAATAACACCCCCCGGCTGGCAAGAATCGATTTGAAAACATTCCGTACCGCCGAGATCCTGGAACTACCCAACAGCGGCGGTAACCACTCCTCGCCGTTCATTACAGAAAACACGGAATATGTGGTGGCGGGGACTCGTTTTAGCGTACCAATGGATGAGTCTGATGGAGACGTGCCTATTAATACCTACAAAAAGAACTTCAAGGGTACTCTCAGCTTCGTGAGCGTCAATCAGAAAGACGGCAACATGGATATCGCTTTTCAGATCGAAACCCCCGGTGTCAATTTCGATTTAAGCCGGGCGGGAAAAGGCCCTTCGCATGGCTGGTTTTTCTTCTCTTGTTACAACACCGAACAAGCCAATACGCTGCTTGAGGTTAACGCCTCCAAAAATGACAAGGACTTTATCATGGCAGTGAACTGGAAAAAAGCTGAAGAGTATTTGAAGGCCGGAAAAGGGAAAAAAGTAAAGGTCAGGTATGCGCACAATAAGTACAGTGAGGAAAGCCACACTTCCGTTTCTGAGCTGAAAAACGAAGTTATAGTGCTCAATTCAAAGGAGCTCAAAGACCTGTGCTACTTCATCCCATGCCCTAAATCTCCGCATGGCATCGATGTTGATCCGACAGGAGAGTATATGGTCAGCAGCGGAAAGCTCGCTGCCCTGATCCCGGTTTTTTCGTTTTCCAAGATGATCAAGGCGATCGAAAACAAATCGTTTGAAGGGGCCTATAATGGCATTCCGGTCATTAAGTATGAAGCTGCACTCTATGGCGAGGTTCAAAAACCTGGGCTCGGTCCGTTGCACACCGAATTTGATGGACGGGGAAATGCCATTACGACGATGTTTGTTTCATCCGAAATTGTGAAGTGGAACATCAAGGACCTTAAAGTCATCGACCGCCAGCCTACATTCTATTCTCCCGGCCACTTGATGGTTCCCGGAGGCGACTCGAAGAAACCCGACGGCAAGTATGTGATTTCATATAACAAGATAACCAAAGACCGTTTTCTACCTACCGGCCCGGAGCTCGCCCAGAGCGCACAGCTCTTCGATATTTCTGGCGACAAAATGCAGCTGATACTCGATTTCCCAACCATTGGAGAGCCTCACTATGCACAGGCAATCAGGGCGGATAAAGTTAAAGAACAGTCGTTGAAAACATTCAAACTGGAGGCCAACAAGCACCCGTACGTTTCGAAAGGCGAGGCCCAGACCAAAGTTGTCCGGGAAGGAAACAAGGTTCATGTGTACATGACAGCAATACGCTCGCACCTTACACCTGATAACATCGAGGGCGTCAAGCTCGGGGACCAGGTCTATTTCCACCTGACCAACCTGGAACAAGACTGGGACGTACCGCACGGATTTGCTGTCAAAGGCGCCAACAATGGGGAGCTGCTCGTGATGCCAGGTGAAACTCAAACCCTGAAATGGGTTCCTGACCGCGTGGGTATCTTTCCGATCTACTGTACGGACTTTTGCAGCGCGTTACACCAGGAGATGTCAGGCTACGTCCGCGTCTCTGGCGCAGCCAGCAAAGTTGCCCTTGTAGGAAATACAGGCACTAACCTACCTGCTGAATAA